tgtgtgtgtgtgtgtgtgtgtgtcgggtcCGTCTAGACCTGCGTGGAGTAGGAGCGGTGCAGCGTGGCGTAGCGCCCGCCCGGTGGGCGGCGCAGCGCGGCGagcgctcctcctcctccgacCGGTTCTACACTTCGCTGGAAATGGAGCGAGACGGTATGAGGACatcggtggggggggggaaccgaTAGGGCTGATGGTCATGTGATCTCGGTGAACGGAGATCCCCGTGGAGTCTGCAGGGGaaagagaggatgagagagagagagaaaaagagagagagagagagagagagagaagaaagcgAGGAGGTGAAAGGGCGAGAGAGAAAGCGAGTGAAAATAGAGCGTGAGAGAGATTGAGGAGGTGAAAGGCGAGAGATAGAGAAAGCGAGGaggtgaaagagagaaagaagtgaaagagagaggagagaggtgagagagaacgagagagagagagagagagagacagtgagagaggtgagagagaaagagagagagggggggaaggagggagagagagatgagagagagagagagggggggaggagtgagagagagagagagaggggggaggatgagagagagagaggggggggagtgaggagagagagagagagagagggagagtgagagagagagagcggggcaggagtgagagagagagagagagtgagagagaggagagagagagagggggaggagtgagagagagagagagaggtgaagagcgagaagagagaagagagagagagagagaagaggaggggaggagtggagagagagagagagtgtgagaggaTATTCACAGTTGGTTAGAATGGATGGACGTAGGCGTTGTAGGgtggagagggggaggaggggggaggatgctggaggagagggagagacaggagagagggagggagggggggagacagaggaagagaggcgTCAGGTGAGGGTTAGTGACGCCGAAGGACACAAGACCAGTTCCTAAAATACTGGACCAGATGATGTCAGGGTTTCAGGCAAAAGGCCAGAACATCTTTCTGATgccaaaaagacaaacataagCAGGGCTGTGGTACTCGAGTCTGGTCTTAGACTTGAGCCCGGACTCGAGACCGCGTTTCTAtagtctcggactcgctagtatttggactcggacttgtctcggtctcggccgctggtcttgcccgatatggcttctggtctggaccgagtccaggtgtctttattatgttgataataatattggagggaaagtgaaacccaaaatgatggtcttgatactgtcatccatcagacttggtcttgactcagactcaaacctttttagactcggtcttgtcttggacttgactagtcctggtcttggactcgacttgactcagactcaaacctttttagacttggacttgactagtcctggtcttggactcgacttgactcagactcaaacctttttagactcggtcttgacttggactcgactagtcctggtcttggactcgacttgactcagactcaaacctttttagacttggacttgactagtcctggtcttggactcgacttgactcagactcaaacctttttagacttggtcttgacttggactcgactaatcctggtcttggactcgacttgactcaaacctttttagacttggacttgactagtcctggtcttggactcgacttgactcagactcaaacctttttagacttggtcttgacttggactcgactagtcctggtcttggactcgacttgactcagactcaaacctttttagacttggtcttgacttggactcgactagtcctggtcttggactcgacttgactcagactcagacCTCTttagactcggtcttgtcttggactctactagtcctggtcttggactcgactaaggtggtcttgactacagccctgaataTAAGTCTCCGTTAGCTTTTCTTCCtgcacttttttgatgtttttatagttttttcccgtcatttttgtcacttttttcacggttcttttatcttttttttcaaatgctataaaactgaactAAACACGCAACATTCAAAGTActtgtcggtacacgatccgtcgaTAATAATCTCATGATGATGATATcgtgatgatgtcatgatgaacGCGGATTTACAAcgctgcacgatctgttcccatagacagttaaagtctgtaagcctccaccggaaagctaacgttagcttagctaacagctaatctggctaaccgctagctgagacagcgtgtaaaagaccctcaaaagttaaaataaccgttaaaatatctaacagctgttacgtcagttctactttacttgtgctcatttaaaaacacaatcactcCATACTTGTcgttattattactgtaaagtcttaatttagctggagctgcttttcccgccgtttagtttgagtaacgttgttttaggctgaatcaaagctagcagctagcggttagccgaattagctttTAATTAAACAAGCGTCATTAGTTTTTCCGGTGGCgctttccccctctcattccccgcTGCTTGgcgttccccctctcattccccctgctctggcgtttcccccctctcattccccctgctctggcgttcccctctcattcccctgctctgctggcgtttccccctctcattcccctgctgcTGGCGgtgtccccctctcattcctcctgctctggcgtttccctctctcattcctcctgctctgctttttccccccacttgttccccttgctctggcgttccccctctcattccctctgctctggcagtttcccctctcattccccctgctctggcgttttccccctctcattcccccttgctctggcgtttccctctctcattcccctgctctggcggtgtcccctctcattcctcctgctctggcggtttccctctcattcctcctgctctggcgtttccctctctcattcctcctgctctaGCGTTTCccacctctcattcccctgctctggtgtttccccctctcattcccctgctctggcgtttccccctcctcattccccctgctctggcgtttccctctctcattccccctgctctggcgtttccccctctcattcctcctgctctggcggtgtccccctctcattccatCTGCTCTGGGTCTTCCCGcttcattccccctgctctggcatttcccttctcattcccctgctctggcgtttccccttctcattcccgctgctctggcgtttcccccctctcattcaccctgctctggcgtttcccccctctcattccatCTGCTCTGAAGTCTCTcgctctcattccccctgcctctggcgtttcccctctcttcccgcctgctctggtgtttcccctctcattccacCTGCTCTGGCGgtgtccccctctcattccccctgctctggcgtttccccctctcattccccctgctctggcgtgtCCCCCTTTAAGTATACCAAAATTTTACCCCAAAAGATATTTGTTCAACcaaaatgttaaatgaaaatgacCTGCAGGTAATTATGAGACGTTTTGGTAGAAACCAAAGGACTCTATATTCTGATTGGTTGCTGGCGTAagcgctgaaccgcgtcatagctcattagcaTAAAGTTGACCTAATTTCAACCTTCCGCGACGCCAACAGTTTAGAGAAGCTTCCCCCGAAGGGGATTTCCGGAAAACTTTAGAAGCTAAAAGGGCCGGGGGTTTGGAACGCACGGTTAAACGCCAAAAAGGACCCCCCGGGGTTTTTGGGTTTGCagggggtcgggggggggggcatgcatGTGTGGGAGGAGGCCCGGGGGAAAGTCAGGTAAGGGGAAAAGGGTTTTATACCCCCCCGTTTgtgcccacccccccccccccccctcacctgGGGGCCACTTAATTTTTTCGAGTGGGCCTTTTCCCACAGGGGGCAGCGTCACCAGGGGCAGCCCCCCCCAGGGCCCCGGGGCCCCGTGGGGGGGGGCGGCGGGGGGGGCGCTGGGAAAAACATCGGGGAAAAGCTTTTGACCCACACAAGTCCCCTGGAGAACAGgggaagaggaaagaaaaattTTAATAAGGGGGGAACTAAAATCTTTGcttagccccccccccatttaaAAGGGGCCCAATCAAAGCTCAGAACCCGGCTACATAACGAGAAAATCCCCGGTTCAACCTGTAAAGCGTGATCGTTTGGGCTGACGTTCCAAGGTTTTAATGAGATTTGGCTCCCAATCGGGAAGGGGAAACCTGTATTATCTCGGGGAAATTAAAAGAGGTGGTTTTTATGGTGTTTTGGTGAAAAATGGGGCCCCCGTTGTAGAGCCCGCCcggttttttaaaattgttgggGAAATATTTTGGcccaatgttatttttttaaaaaatcgggttttttaatatttttttaaatagttatttttttttaaatattttttttaaaaaattatatttttaaaaataatttttaaaaaaaaaatatattttttaaaaaaaaaaaggatttcagcaaatgtattttttaaaaaatttatgtatatttttaaaaattttaaaagaaaaatttaaattttttttaaaattgatttttaaaaaactaaaagttttcCCATACTTAGTTattgtaaaattttaaaaaataaagacgtCCCCCTTTTAATGGTTGATGATGTCCCCCAGAGGCCCAAacaagtccctgttagtggtggcGTTGCTGTCTGTCCACCAAGGCCGTCTAAACGTCCCtttagtgatgggttgcatagCTGTCCCCCAAGGACCTCTACACCCCCTGTAGTGTGGGGTTGCTATCTTCCCCCCGGGAGCTCTAAACTCCCGTTAGTGGGGGTTTGCTTCTGTCCACCAAACCTCTACAACTCCCTTTATGAGGGGTTGAAAGTCTGTCCCCCAAACGCTCTAAAATCCCGTTGTGGGGGGTTTTGCATTTCGTCCCAGGGCGCTCAAACAACTCCCGTTggatgggttgcatagtctgtccaccaaggacgcttAAAAGGGGcccgttagtgatggctttTGCTAGCCCCTGTCCCCCCGAGgacctctcccccccccttggGAGGGtttttgcatagtctgtccccaggGACCCTCTAAACCCCCCCGTTTTTGATGGTTTGCATAGTCGTCCCAAGGAGCTCAAACGTCCCGTTAGTGTGGCTTGCATAGTCTTCCACCGGGGACGCTTAaaaagtccctgttagtgtcTTTTGCATATTGCCCCCCAAAGGGGAGCCAAAACGCCCCTTTTGTGATGGGTTGCTGGTCTGTCCCCAGGGGCCTTACAACTCCCTGTTTGTGgctttgcatagtctgtccaccagaggacctcaAAAAAAACGTCCCTTTTTAGGgtgggttgcatagtctgtccaccaaggacctTACACTTCCCCCGGTAGTGAGGTTGCAATCTTCCCCGAACGCTCTAAAACGTCCCTGTTGTGTGGGTTGCatatctgtccaccagaggaccctACAACGCCCCCTTTAGTGTGGGTTCATGTCTTCCCCAGGGCGCTCTCCCCTCCCCGTTGGGGATGGGTTGcaatctgtccaccagaggacactctacaacgtccctgttagtgatggcgttgcatagtctgtccaccagaggacgctctaaacgtccctgttagtgatggcgttacatagtctgtccaccagaggacgctctacaacgtccctgttagtgatggcgttgcatagtctgtcccccagaggacgctctacaacgtcccgttagtgatggcgttgcatagtctgtccaccaaggacactctacaacgtccctgttagtgatggcgttgcatagtctgtccaccagaggacgctctacaacgtccctgttgacAACACtgatttgatgtgtttttgttcaggactttaagtttcatatcttaagtttgtattttacacaaataatttatcagaactttaacatATTTCGATGTTCTGTAATAATTATCATATTTTAGTGAgtactcataaataactaaaaaaaactaatgttagggaaatctctttctggattatttttttttaaaacgcctctggagcaactagggtttaagtgccttgctcagggacacagtGGGAATCAGACCCAGATCTCCTAAACCAGAGGTATGTGACAGGGCCACCATCTTCCTGGTCTGGTCTAGTCCCTCACCAGAAACACAGCGATGGCCCCCCCGGTGAAGAACCCCGCCAGGACGTCGGCCCAGTGGTTGCGGTACTCGGCCACCCGGACCACGCCCACCAGCACGGCCAGGCAGAGCAGCGTCAGGCTGATGGTGGGCTTGGTCAGCCGCGTGCCCTTGGTCTTGAAGACCAGAGTCACGTACATctgcagggagacagacaggaagcagcagggagacagggagacacacggacacacacacaacatttttatttaaatatcgTTCGGTTTTTTGTTAccatttttccactttttttgtgtcactttaaaaacaatatttttcttgttttttcaatgttcttcaatccatttttttccttcttcaaatgctttaaaataaaataaaataagaacacCGGTTCCAGTCCCAGTACAGACCAAAAcacagagtgtggactggtggCCGGAGAGATGCCACTTGGGCACTGCCAcgtgctcttgagcaaagcaccgtttcccctccccccctccccccaaccggtcagggcgctggtccagctggcaaccccccccactctgacatctctccattagtgcatcgtgtgtgtgtatatgtatgcatgtgtgtgtgtatgcctgtgtgtatgtgtgtgtctgtatgtctgtaagtctgtatgactgtatgactgtgtgtgtgtgtgtgtgtgtgtctgtaagtctgtatgactgtgtgtgtgtgtatgtgcatgtctgtgtgtgtgcgtgtgtgtgtatgtatctagttgtgtatgttgtgtctgtctgtgtgtgtgtggtgtgtgtgtgtgtgtgtgtgtgtgtgtgtgtgtgtgtgtgtgtgtgtgtgtgtgtgtgtgtgtgtgtgtgtatgtgtgtgtgtgtgtgtctgtgtgtatgtgtatctagttgtgtatgtctgtgtgtgtgtgtgtgtctgtatgtgtgcgcGTGTATTATAggcctgtgtgttgtgattactaacaaaacagacaatgtaatttccccccactggggatcaataaacattaaTTATGATAAACAattctaaattaaataaaaattaaaatgggtAATGTGCTTCTCAGGTGGTTTCCACGGCGAAGTACAGTGAGATCAACCGACTCCGCCGGCGGTCCTGGACCTACCGCGGTGTACACGGCGGCGTACACGCTCAGCGCGGCGTCCTTGGAGGGGAAGGACTTGCGTGCGGACGTGACGAGCAGCCGGTTGCCGGTGCAGGCGCGGCGCTCGGCGACGTACTGCAGGGGCGACTGGCAGCCCAGCGCCGTGTAGTTGGGCCGGCACGCCGACAGGAAGTGAGGCGTCTGGTTCCCGGTCACCACCTGGCCGGCGTTGGCGAAGATGGTGGTGGGTTGAACAGGCCGAAGGCGTACACAcctggggaggggaggggaggggaggcgAGGGGGGGGAATATTAATGAGAATCATTACTCTCTCAACTCTGGGTCCCTCCAAGTCCAGAGTCAGGATGTGCAActaatccctttttttttttttttttttttttgctttttttatacTCCTTTTAACCCTTCACctccgggaccctctcgtgtccctcggtcaaactgacccggacttatttggggttttaaaaacaattctggaataacattttacttcataatctattaagaaatattgtctttatcccaatttccaacagctgagataacatctatgttcagggaatgcatcagtctctactagcacactattaaacatggaagtgttGTTATttatcataaggttataattcatgttaaaaatccactatggaaacaacataagtgtcatatccggaataatgttctgagtcaggaatacatgtttatcacaggaaataaagaaaggacgctgattttaatttgattttagtATTATctctccattaatgcatgtgtAGGACGAGCGTGTGTTCAGGCCTgcgtgtaatgtgtgtaaattgtaatttttataattattataataattcttattattattataatatggaaaatgccttatggaaagaaaaagttaaattgtATTTCCTGAATATTGGTAAAAAGTTATgtattacatataaaaatataaaagttatAGAcataaagttataaaaatataaaagttatAGAcataaagttataaaaatataaaagttatAGAcataaagttataaaaatataaaagttatAGAcataaagttataaaaatataaaagttatagatatattttttttacatttgtcactttttttcgaaatcttttcacctttttgtcacttttattgacatttttcaacgtTATGGTCGTCTTTCTCgacccttttctgtttttttgtgggtttttcccccccaatttttaaagcttttagtcacttttctgacatgtgttacttttttcaacatcttttcacattttgaagATGAAGAAAAGCAGAGCAGATGTTGGAACGATTTTAACAGCCCTTTGAGGTAAAACAGGTGATAATAAGTTTTTCTTTCCTAAAATAGatgcaacacatttttatcaGCGGAGGTGTGAAATTGCAccaataaccccccccccccccccccacgggtCACGTTCTCATAAGTCTACCTTCCCTCTCATGCTGTCTCGCTCTTTCTGTTAAAAccaactaaatatctcttaaaccCTTTTCAGTGTAATGAGATCAGGTTTTTCGGTGTCCATGTGATCTTTGAGGTCTCAGCTCCTtcattagacactgaaacatctGCGTTAGCTTTGCACACGGTGACTCCGCCTCCACCTGCCCCACCGGGACGCTACGGGGAAAGGTGTTTGCAGCtcaactgtgaagctgcactttggctctgctgtctgatctgctccctgtatgtgctccctgtctaatctgctccctgtctaatctgctccctgtctaatctgctccctgtctaatctgctccctgtctatctgctccctgtatgtgctccctgtctgatctgctccctgtctgatctgctccctgtctgatctgctccccgtctgatctgctccccgtctgatctgctccccgtctgatctgctccccgtctgatctgctccccgtctgatctgctccccGTCTGATCTGCTCTCCTCTCTGATCTGCTCCCCGTTGATCTGCTCcccgtctgatctgctccccgtctgatctgctccccgtcgatctgctccctgtctgatctgctccccgtctgatctgctccctgtatgtgctccctgtctgatctgttccctgtctgatctgctccctgtatgggctccctgtctgatctgctccctgtatgtgctccctgtctgatctgctccctgtctgatctgctccctgtatgtgctcctgtCTGTCGTTCCCTGTTGATCGCTCCCGTATGGTCCCTGTCtaatctgctccctgtatgtgctccctgaaATCTGCCAACCTGGCTATCGCTCCCCTGTATGTGCTCAAATACTGAGTTGTGTCAACAGCTGCAGTCAATATAATCGTCACTTAAGACCCATGAAAACAGCGAAACCGATCCCCCGCCGTGTGATACACAGGTTTCACCTGGAGCGTTCGCTGCGCCCATAAGGGTTGAAGTACAGCTCGCGTGACGAGGTCTCCATCCTGGTTCCTCCGCCTTGGTAAGAAGGCACACATCCCCAACCAGGATCTGACCAGTGTAATAACCAGCACCTTCATGTAATAATAACACTTACTTAACATTAAAGGAGACCTATCATAACACTGTTCTTATTAAAGGAGACTAGATAGCGCTATTGagcccaataaaatgggaaattacagtgttgcagcagaaaaatcagtcacacagaatataaatataaatgaaataataggatacaatatacatggaataataggataaaatacaagaactaatatttgaatatatacaagcaGCACTGGAACAAAACAGcgtgaaatgacagaaaccactgtaaatagtacagtaaactactgtattttcactttttttatcttgtgttgtttaaaaattttgtattttacaatgaatacatacaatactgtaaatggaagtacggtacCGTTACTGTGAAAAGAATTCACAGGAACTTGCTGCCAATCGTtgcagtaagttactgtaaattttacgtTAAATTACGATCGTTACAATGGGGGTGAATCGCCGAGTCggcttttgattttgattgtCAAAATGAACAGCTGATGTCGATCAGTTCGACGGAAATCAGGACACGTCTAAAGAGAGGACAAGAGAGGACAAATCTATCCgtaaaaaattctgtttataatagtattcatctctATATTTATCCAGTACATagccatgtcctgcacttatggaaccagtgtatatcctgcacctgctgctattgaccTTCTGGTTAGACATGAAcagcattttgttgccttgtacctgtgtaaggacaataaagttgaacCTAATCTAATCCAATCTAATACAAAGTCAGAAAGTTGAAGGGTAatagaagaaagagaggaagagcgATGGGTTGGGAGTGATACTGCAGAGCTGAGTTATTCATGAATCACGGAGGACGTTATTTCGACCGACACGCCTAAATTATCTCCATCTCTGCCAGGGATTCACGGATAAATCCGACGGCGGCTGTCGCTGCGGTTTAGGACCGAGCGGATTATAATTCCTGGAAATCAAAGCGCCAACGCTGGCGATGCAGAATGACGATTTCTAGAAGAAGCAAGATGGGCTTTCAGATTAGGGAAGAAGCTACGTATTACATGCAAACTCAAATGCATGATTAGGGAGCAGGAGAGGATGAAGCAGTAGAGGAACgagacatgaacacacacttaAGACCCGATTATCTCTGCGTGCGTGCACCCCCGACGTCACGAGCACGGAAGCCATTTTCTGCTCCGTGTGTGTAAGTAATGAGATCTCGATTTGTGTCACTGGGTATTAGGCAAATGTGAGAGTGCGTTCAGAGCCTTTATTATGAAGACGATTCAATTACAGGacaatggaggggggggggggggggggggggggttgcccaGAGCGAGGGGGTGAATGAAGAGGATTGTGGGAATGAGAGAAGCCTCGAGATGAGGGGAAGAAAGACAGTcaggagagatgagagaaacacactagaggaagaggagcaaccattttatgtttcattattttacatgttttataaATCAGAAGATATGCACATTCAGAAGTTGGAGAGATATAGAATAGAAAGCTTTTTATTGTCACTATACACATGTACACTGAGATTAAAAGCAGggtgtgatttcaactgtaaaactTAGACTACCGTGATTTTGCAATGTCAAcaatgttgtaatgtaactttacagcacTCTACTGTAAAAATCCTATACAGtggtgttactgtgaaatctaaagaaaacaactggagatttcacagatattatttacagtgtaaaaCCCACATGACATTGCGTTGAGCATCTTTAAATTTCAATCATAAAGGTCTTAAAttttgcctgccaattggaaggctgttggttcaatccctggccttgcagtcccatgtctaagtgtccttgggcaagacactgaaccccgagttgcagtgtaagtgtgtgtgtgtgtgtgtgtgtgtgtgtctcttagACCGTGACAAGTATggagacacacaccacatttaAAAGGTAtaacaaaagtaatttattcTAGCAAACGATAAATCATACGTCCAAATAGAACGCAAAACAAAGCATGTCACGTGACAATAAGTCCAGTCAGTGATGAAGGTGTGGATGAGGGAAAATATAGTGTAGATGTAGAAAAATGTAGAAATAAGACAACGAAGAACTCAAAACGACCGTAGCCAAATCCTTGAAGGGGGACGTGTCCgctgacagagagaagaagaagagaccCCCTCCTGCACTAGTACCAGGCTTAAGTAATCGGCACACACTGGGGCCCTCAGGTGTTCACGATTAGCCTAAtccagtggttcttaaccttgttggaggtactgacccccaccagtttcatatgcgcattcaccgaacccttctgatgatggccaagcggggcgtgtcatcacgaatcCTATGAGTCGGGTGGGTGTCTTGACatccgccgaacccctgagactgacttaccga
The nucleotide sequence above comes from Etheostoma spectabile isolate EspeVRDwgs_2016 chromosome 15, UIUC_Espe_1.0, whole genome shotgun sequence. Encoded proteins:
- the LOC116703256 gene encoding LOW QUALITY PROTEIN: phospholipid phosphatase-related protein type 2-like (The sequence of the model RefSeq protein was modified relative to this genomic sequence to represent the inferred CDS: deleted 2 bases in 1 codon) — encoded protein: MLDWDYIARARCGFTAGCSAGCIRLATRVAYIAAFGLNHTGGVYAFGLFNTTIFANAGQVVTGNQTPHFLSACRPNYTALGCQSPLQYVAERRACTGNRLLVTSARKSFPSKDAALSVYAAVYTAMYVTLVFKTKGTRLTKPTISLTLLCLAVLVGVVRVAEYRNHWADVLAGFFTGGAIAVFLVRD